GACCACCGCCAGTCATGGCCAGTTTTTTACCCAGCTTTTTATTTTTATCTAAAATCAGTGTTTTGCGACCGTAGAAACTGCTTGCGACCGCAGCCATCATACCAGAAGGTCCCCCACCAATAATGATCGTATCATAATTTGTTTTCATTAGTTAATTGTAACACACCTTTTCAATTATATGCCACCCTATTGTCGCTAGGGCACTCATACCAAGGGTCAAGAATGGGTCAAATCAATATATCAGTCCTAGGAAATAAATTAGTAAGTCACCATGTCTAGGGTTTAATAATACGGATAGCCTAGCGCAATCATGTCTAGCTTGATTAGGTCACGCTTTGTTATTGCTATTGTTAATGTTAAGTTATTCATTGTTGTCTCCTCTTGACGTAGATTACAGTCAGGGTTTCTGTTGGTATATGATGTTATCCTTAAATCTTAGAGTCATTATTGTATAATTTACACAAAGGAAAAAAACATGCAAAAACGATACTCAAAAGAATTTAAAGAAACCCTTATTGACTTCTACCATTCTGGGCAATCCGTTACACAGCTTTCTAAAGAATACAGCGTGTCTCCTGCAACAATTTATAAATGGATCGACCTCTACTCTAAGTCTAATGAAAGCTCAGTTTCTAAAGCTGATTTTCTAGAATTAAAAAGACAACTAGCAAAAGTTAAGGAAGAACGAGACATCTTAAAAAAAGTATTGACCATATTCGCCGAGAAAAAGAAGTGAGTGCTGCGGATATGACTCAAACCATTAAAACTTTAGCACTCAATGTCAGGCTCAGTTGTCAACTTCTTGGTGTCCCTGAATCAAGTTATTATGAACGGATCAATCGACGTCGTTCCAAAACTCAATTACGGAGGCAACACTTGGCAATTAAGATTGTCCAACTTTTCAAGGCGAATCGGGGAATCTATGGGGCACCTAAGATTCAGCACCTCTTACTAAATCAAGGGGAAAAAGTAGGGTTAAACCTCGTACAAAAAATAATGAAACAACTTCAGATCAAGTCAGTCGTCGTTAAAAAATTTAAACCAGGACACTCCGTTAGGGATGGCATTAAAAGAAAGAACCTCATACAAAATGAGCCTACAAAGGACATCTACTTAATTTACCAGGTAACATTTGACATAGCTAGTCTGCGCATATGCCTTACCTACCTCAAAAAAGAACCCAAAACACGTGGCAGTAGGTCACGTGTTTTTTGCATGCTTACAATCAAAGTTAAATAAAATATATAAGTCGTTATTTATTTTCGAAAATAGCAGTTTCTATAAAGTTAAAAAATCAGATATATGTTACAATTAAGATGTAGTTAGATGTTTTAATGATTAGATGGTGATATGATTTTGTCGTCGCTTGTTTAGATATCGCAATCTCATGAGGTAAGTAGAGTAAAGGAGAATTATGAATTTTTTTAAGCGCGCAATTCACTCAGTCACAAGGCAAAAATCAAAGTCATTGATTTTGTTTGCCGTGATTTTCTTACTTGGTAACATCCTTGCAGGAAGTGTTATCATACAACAAGCGACCCAAAATGTCGAAAAGACGACAAAGCAACAGATGGGTGCACTCACAACAGTTGACATCGATTGGAATGATCCTAAAGTACAGAAAGAGATGGAGAAATCAAATGGTTCGCTAAATAACCCCTTATCTGTTAAACTCATAGAAAAAATCGGGGCTAGTCCCTATGTCAAAAATTATGACTATTCTGAATCATCGGGATTTGAATCTCAGCAGCTGAAACAATTTGCCCCATCAGGTAGCAAAAAAAATAAAACTGAAGAAAAATCGGACGATAAATCAGGCATGGCTAATGGGATGGACACTTATATCCCAATACGTGGTGTACAAGATCCTAAAATAATGGATATTGCTTTAGGAAAAATCAAGTTGGTTGAGGGGGCTATTTTTTCACAAACTGATATTAAAAAAGGGACGCTAGTCGTTTTAGTTTCTAAAGAATTTGCCAGTAAAAATGGCCTATATGTCGGTGATGAGATGACCATCGACCAAACCTTGATGACACCAGGTAATATGGATGAAGAAAATAAAGCATCGACTAAGGCATCTTTTGATACTAAAGTTAAAGTAGTAGGGACTTATCAGGTACTTGAAACTGTTCAAAAGAAATCAGGTAAATCGGATAAAGCAGATAATGGGTCGGTTGTGCATGCAGCAACAATTGGCAGCGGTGGCGGTGATCAAGATATGCTAGATTTTGCGACCTATAATACGATCTATATGCCAAATAAAGCAGTTCATATCATCAATCAAGGCTACATGAAGTATCTGATGGAGAAAAGTCCTGAGTTATTTACTGGTATGAGTGAAAAGGATTTAAAAGAAGCTAGTGAATCACGGTACACACCACTCTATCAACTCAAGTCAATCGATGATTTAGATAAATTCAAGGCGGATACCAAACCCCTATTGCCAAAGCCTTATACTATCATGGCATCAACAGATGAATTTGATAAAATTGCAGGACAATTCAACAAATTATCTAAAATTGCTAAAGCAGTCATCGTTGCAGCCATTAGTTTATCGATTATCTTGATTCTCTTAGTCATCTTACTCTTTATGCGCGATCGAAAAAGAGAGTTGGGTATTTATCTGTCACTAGGCGATAAAAAATCTACAATTATTTTACAAATTATGGTAGAAGTGTTGACTGTTGCGATTGTCGCACTAGTTATTTCATTAGTGTCAGGTAAATTCCTAGGTGGATTCGCATCGGAAGCTTTCCTAAGCTCAAGCAGTAGTCAAGAAGCTACTAATGGCATGATGGGTGGCAACATGATGTCTACTTCATCACTATTTGGTAGTGGTACACCTATAAATGCTAAGGCCATTTTAGAAAATTATACTGTATCCTTCACGCCATTTTATATCGTGACCTACCTACTAGCTGGCTTAGGTACAGTAATAGTTTCTGTCCTTCTCTCAACGCTTTATATCTTCAAATTAAAGCCTAAGAAAATTTTATTGGGGTAAATAACGATGTCAATTATCGAAACAAAAAAATTAGCTTACTACTATCAAGACGGTGATATGCAGCGTTATATCTTACGTGATATTTCTGTTAGCTTTGAAAAAGGCAAGATTTACACGATCGTTGGGGAGTCTGGTTCTGGTAAAACAACATTACTAGCGATGATTGCGGGACTAGATGGGGCCAAAGACGGACAAGTGCTCTTTGAAGGAAAAGATATCAAAGAAATCGGTTTGGACAAATACCGACGAAATAAGGTATCTATTATCTTTCAAAACAATAATCTGGTGCCTTATTTAACTGCAGTAGAAAATGTATTAGTTGCCATGGACATCACAGATAACCCCTTACCGAGTGATAAAAAAGTGATTGCCTATAATTTACTAGATTATATTGGGATTACCCATGATAAAGCTGATCGATTAGTTAGCGGCTTATCAGGAGGGGAACAACAGAGAATTGTCATTGCTCGAGCTTTAGCAACCAATAGTGATGTTATCCTAGCAGATGAACCAACAGGAAGCCTAGATGAAGCGCGTGAAAGTGAGATTGTTGCTATCTTTCAACGCTTAGCGCATGAAGATGGCAAAGCAGTTATCATGGTGACACACTCACAAGAAGTTGCAGCGAAATCTGATGTCACTTACCGGCTTAAAAAAGGTAATTTAAGACAGGAGGATTAATGTATGAGTGATTTTTTATCAAATTTTTCAAATGGTAAGTATCAACCAGAAGCTGCTAAAGATCCTTTGGAAAATGGCGCAACTAGTCAAGTATCAGATACGGATCAAGATAAGGTAATACCTGATGAGGTGACGCAAAAGCAAGGGAATCCTGAGGAGATGCCTTGCGCAAAGCCTAATCAAACCAGGAGCGAAGGGGGTATGAAAAACGATAGAGGCATAACAAAGTCATTTGATTCACGCACAGATAAGAACGAGAAACTTGTTGACCAGATCCAAGAACCTAGTACTTCCCAGCCCGTTCTTAAAGATAGTCTCCTAGTTAAAGATCAATTATTTGCTAAAAAAAGGCAGATGAAGCGATTCATAATCGGTGGGGCAAGTTGTTTGGTAGTAGCTAGTATTTGTTTATTTTACTATAAGCAGACGCATGTAACCTTACCAGATTTCACAAATAAGCCAGTGAGTAAAGCCCAATCATGGGCAGATGACAATCAAGTAAAATTAGAGATTGATCGGGTGTATAAACTGGATAAGAAAGTCAATACGATCATTAAACAGGCAGATAAAAACAAATCAATTGCTAAGAAAAAAGGCACCAAGCTGATAGTCAGTCTGGGAGCGGATCCGAAGGTCAAAATCAAACTACCAGATTTTTCAACACGATCAGTTGACCAAGCCCGTGACTTTATCAAGAAAAATAAACTGGAAAATACAGTGATAGAGATGGGGTATTCAGATACAGTCGCAAAAGGGGGCTATTTAAAGCAAGTTT
The DNA window shown above is from Lactococcus paracarnosus and carries:
- a CDS encoding ABC transporter permease — encoded protein: MNFFKRAIHSVTRQKSKSLILFAVIFLLGNILAGSVIIQQATQNVEKTTKQQMGALTTVDIDWNDPKVQKEMEKSNGSLNNPLSVKLIEKIGASPYVKNYDYSESSGFESQQLKQFAPSGSKKNKTEEKSDDKSGMANGMDTYIPIRGVQDPKIMDIALGKIKLVEGAIFSQTDIKKGTLVVLVSKEFASKNGLYVGDEMTIDQTLMTPGNMDEENKASTKASFDTKVKVVGTYQVLETVQKKSGKSDKADNGSVVHAATIGSGGGDQDMLDFATYNTIYMPNKAVHIINQGYMKYLMEKSPELFTGMSEKDLKEASESRYTPLYQLKSIDDLDKFKADTKPLLPKPYTIMASTDEFDKIAGQFNKLSKIAKAVIVAAISLSIILILLVILLFMRDRKRELGIYLSLGDKKSTIILQIMVEVLTVAIVALVISLVSGKFLGGFASEAFLSSSSSQEATNGMMGGNMMSTSSLFGSGTPINAKAILENYTVSFTPFYIVTYLLAGLGTVIVSVLLSTLYIFKLKPKKILLG
- a CDS encoding PASTA domain-containing protein, with translation MSDFLSNFSNGKYQPEAAKDPLENGATSQVSDTDQDKVIPDEVTQKQGNPEEMPCAKPNQTRSEGGMKNDRGITKSFDSRTDKNEKLVDQIQEPSTSQPVLKDSLLVKDQLFAKKRQMKRFIIGGASCLVVASICLFYYKQTHVTLPDFTNKPVSKAQSWADDNQVKLEIDRVYKLDKKVNTIIKQADKNKSIAKKKGTKLIVSLGADPKVKIKLPDFSTRSVDQARDFIKKNKLENTVIEMGYSDTVAKGGYLKQVFANASLTSDNFKREDNLTLHYSKGKEPITKNIVVPDFSSQTKDQINSWSKDKGVKVEIQEEASNTIEVGKVISQSVGKLEKISKADTIIIKLSAGKPILVPDYAKFTFEEASGAPKELPVLAKQVYSDRVPYGDFIGQSVAAGTQYFIKDTIPDITATYSLGRVYMKDLSGQTEGDLQSAFHNDYTSKGANITYQIQYINSSETKGTVVAQSVLNEFVPLTFTVAIGISTGNE
- a CDS encoding ABC transporter ATP-binding protein, encoding MSIIETKKLAYYYQDGDMQRYILRDISVSFEKGKIYTIVGESGSGKTTLLAMIAGLDGAKDGQVLFEGKDIKEIGLDKYRRNKVSIIFQNNNLVPYLTAVENVLVAMDITDNPLPSDKKVIAYNLLDYIGITHDKADRLVSGLSGGEQQRIVIARALATNSDVILADEPTGSLDEARESEIVAIFQRLAHEDGKAVIMVTHSQEVAAKSDVTYRLKKGNLRQED